The following proteins are co-located in the Spirosoma montaniterrae genome:
- a CDS encoding M13 family metallopeptidase, producing the protein MIHVKLFICLFATTICLTACQKGTESGDESARRTSFFDKSGMDTTVSPGNDFFSYANGTWLKKTVIPADQTGWGSFYQLYEENQLKTKAILEETAKADAKTGSIEQQIGDFYASGMDTVTIEKIGYEPLKPDLAKIATLTTYKDILNYVAADKAAPGGKLFGFYIGADDRQSSLNRINFQQAGLTLPEKEYYTKQDAATKKIRAAFLTYITRLFTLTGVDSASARTKAEGILEFETKLAQSHKAPADLRDPVANYNKVSVSELTRQMPNLDWRTLLNTMNLKQIDTVLIGQPAYYQALDKLLPTVPITTLNDYLAFATIDQNTSQLSQPFERAAFVFYENTLYGQPQQPARWKRITNRIDRSLGEALGQLWVKRYFPPDAKERMLTLVNNLQTVYRERIQKLDWMAPETKKVALAKLDKFVKKIGYPDKWKDYSDIIVKRDDFFGNVQRARIHDYKREFAKINQPVDRSEWAMTPPTVNAYANPTNNEIVFPAGILQFPFFDKDADDAINYGGIGMVIGHEMTHLFDDQGRQYDANGNLRDWWTKQDAERFTTKTQAIVDQYNGYTVLDNLRLNGRLTLGENLADLGGITLAYQAFKLTKQGQSTDKIDGFTPDQRFFLGFAQVWRTKVRDESLRVRVATDPHSPDKFRVNGPLSNFAPFYQAFGVQPGQKLYKPEVQQARVW; encoded by the coding sequence ATGATACATGTTAAATTGTTCATTTGTCTTTTTGCCACGACTATATGTCTGACAGCCTGCCAGAAAGGTACGGAATCTGGCGACGAATCAGCCCGCCGAACCAGTTTCTTCGACAAGTCAGGTATGGACACCACGGTTAGCCCCGGCAACGATTTTTTTTCGTATGCTAATGGTACGTGGTTGAAAAAAACGGTTATCCCCGCCGACCAAACGGGCTGGGGGTCGTTTTATCAGTTATACGAAGAAAATCAGCTAAAGACAAAAGCTATTCTGGAAGAAACCGCTAAAGCCGACGCCAAAACGGGCAGTATTGAACAGCAGATAGGCGATTTCTACGCCAGTGGCATGGACACCGTCACGATTGAAAAAATCGGCTACGAACCGCTGAAACCCGACCTTGCCAAAATCGCAACACTGACCACTTATAAAGACATATTGAACTACGTGGCGGCTGATAAAGCGGCTCCGGGGGGTAAATTATTCGGCTTCTACATCGGGGCCGACGACCGGCAAAGCAGCCTCAACCGCATCAACTTTCAACAGGCCGGGCTGACGCTGCCCGAAAAAGAGTATTATACCAAACAGGACGCTGCGACAAAGAAAATTCGGGCGGCTTTTCTGACGTACATAACCCGATTGTTCACGCTGACGGGCGTTGATTCGGCGTCGGCCCGCACCAAAGCCGAGGGCATTCTGGAGTTTGAAACAAAGCTGGCTCAATCGCACAAAGCCCCCGCCGACCTGCGCGACCCAGTAGCCAATTACAACAAAGTTTCCGTTTCTGAGCTGACCCGGCAAATGCCAAATCTGGATTGGCGAACGCTGCTGAATACGATGAACCTTAAACAGATCGACACCGTGCTGATTGGGCAACCCGCTTATTATCAGGCGTTGGATAAGCTATTGCCGACAGTGCCGATCACAACGCTCAACGATTATCTGGCCTTTGCTACCATCGATCAGAACACCAGCCAACTGAGCCAACCGTTTGAACGGGCTGCGTTTGTGTTCTACGAAAATACACTCTACGGTCAGCCGCAGCAACCCGCCCGCTGGAAACGCATCACCAATCGAATTGACCGGAGTCTGGGCGAAGCGTTGGGGCAGTTGTGGGTGAAACGCTACTTTCCGCCCGACGCCAAAGAGCGGATGCTGACGTTGGTCAACAACCTGCAAACCGTGTACCGCGAACGAATTCAGAAACTCGACTGGATGGCTCCCGAAACTAAAAAAGTAGCGTTGGCGAAGTTAGATAAATTCGTTAAAAAAATTGGCTACCCCGACAAGTGGAAAGATTACTCAGACATAATCGTGAAGCGGGACGATTTTTTTGGCAACGTCCAACGTGCTCGCATACATGATTACAAACGAGAATTTGCTAAAATCAATCAGCCAGTCGACCGCTCGGAGTGGGCCATGACTCCGCCCACTGTGAACGCATACGCCAATCCGACCAACAACGAAATTGTATTTCCGGCGGGCATTCTGCAATTCCCATTCTTCGACAAAGACGCCGACGATGCCATCAACTACGGCGGTATTGGCATGGTGATTGGACATGAAATGACGCACCTTTTCGACGATCAGGGCCGGCAATATGATGCCAACGGAAACCTCCGCGACTGGTGGACCAAACAGGATGCCGAACGCTTTACCACTAAAACGCAAGCCATTGTTGACCAATACAATGGCTATACTGTACTGGATAATTTGCGCCTGAACGGACGCCTGACATTAGGCGAAAACTTAGCCGACCTGGGCGGTATTACGCTGGCCTATCAGGCGTTTAAACTGACAAAACAGGGCCAAAGCACGGATAAAATCGACGGCTTCACCCCGGATCAGCGGTTCTTCTTAGGCTTCGCACAAGTGTGGCGCACCAAAGTCCGCGATGAATCACTGCGGGTTCGTGTAGCTACTGACCCGCACTCGCCCGATAAGTTCCGGGTCAATGGGCCACTTTCCAACTTTGCCCCGTTCTATCAGGCGTTCGGCGTACAGCCGGGTCAGAAGTTGTATAAGCCAGAAGTGCAGCAGGCGCGGGTGTGGTAA
- a CDS encoding DUF4920 domain-containing protein encodes MKNVLFIALLVGASFGAVAQDNVSYHGKKINSKGAIAATELPAKMGDKDKMPAKVEGTVEDVCKMKGCWMKVKTGDGQTMRVTFKDYGFFVPKDIVGKTVVVQGLAETTTTPVSELRHYAEDAGKSKEEIAKITEPEKALTFVADGVIVKQ; translated from the coding sequence ATGAAAAATGTACTGTTTATAGCCCTCTTGGTTGGGGCTTCATTTGGTGCCGTAGCGCAGGATAACGTAAGCTATCATGGCAAAAAGATCAATAGCAAAGGGGCCATTGCGGCTACCGAGCTACCGGCTAAAATGGGCGATAAAGACAAAATGCCCGCAAAAGTTGAAGGTACGGTAGAGGATGTTTGCAAGATGAAAGGCTGCTGGATGAAAGTAAAAACCGGCGACGGCCAAACCATGCGGGTAACGTTTAAAGACTACGGTTTCTTTGTCCCGAAAGATATTGTTGGCAAAACAGTTGTTGTGCAGGGCCTTGCCGAAACCACCACTACGCCCGTGTCGGAGTTGCGCCACTATGCCGAAGACGCTGGTAAATCGAAGGAAGAAATTGCCAAGATTACCGAACCCGAAAAAGCCCTTACGTTCGTAGCCGACGGGGTTATTGTGAAGCAATAA
- a CDS encoding metal-dependent hydrolase family protein gives MKQLYLLAGLSLLASPLLAQRTLIHCGNFFDGIGNAVQSQMTVVVEGNKITAIQKGYTSPAGQDRVVDLKTKTVLPGLIDMHVHIENETRRGATADRFTQNVPDVAYQAAKYAKTTLMAGFTTVRDLGGSGINVALRNAVNRGLVEGPRIFTVGKSIATTGGHADPTNGYRSDLMGDPGPLEGVINGPEEGRKAVRQRYKEGSDLIKITATGGVLSNAKDGQGPQFTEEELKAIVETAKDYGYPVAAHAHGAEGMKRAIRAGVQTIEHGTYMDDEAIELFKKNGTYYVPTIIAGKTVADSARTFGYYPALVTPKALAIGPKIQATFGKAYKAGVNIAFGTDAGVYIHGYNAKEFEYMVEAGMPPLAAVKSALMTNAKLLNMDTQIGSIETGKLADIIAVDGNPLQDVKTLQSVRFVMKDGKIYKQ, from the coding sequence ATGAAACAACTGTACCTGCTGGCGGGGCTATCGCTGCTGGCTTCTCCCCTATTGGCTCAACGTACCCTTATCCACTGTGGTAATTTCTTCGATGGAATCGGCAATGCCGTTCAGTCGCAAATGACTGTGGTGGTCGAAGGCAATAAAATTACCGCCATTCAGAAAGGTTATACCTCACCCGCCGGGCAAGACCGCGTGGTTGATCTGAAAACCAAAACCGTGCTGCCCGGCCTGATCGATATGCACGTACATATCGAGAACGAAACCCGGCGCGGTGCCACCGCCGACCGCTTCACCCAGAACGTACCCGATGTAGCGTACCAAGCCGCCAAATACGCCAAAACCACGCTCATGGCCGGTTTTACAACCGTGCGCGACCTCGGCGGCAGTGGTATCAACGTGGCCCTGCGCAACGCCGTTAACCGGGGGCTGGTTGAAGGTCCACGTATCTTCACCGTCGGCAAGTCGATTGCTACGACTGGCGGCCACGCCGACCCGACCAACGGCTATCGGAGCGACCTGATGGGCGATCCCGGCCCTCTGGAAGGCGTTATCAACGGTCCTGAAGAAGGTCGAAAGGCTGTTCGACAACGGTACAAGGAAGGGTCTGACCTGATCAAAATTACGGCAACGGGGGGTGTTCTGAGCAATGCCAAAGATGGTCAGGGACCGCAGTTTACGGAGGAAGAACTGAAAGCGATTGTCGAAACAGCTAAAGATTATGGCTACCCCGTAGCGGCCCACGCGCACGGGGCTGAGGGCATGAAACGGGCTATTCGGGCGGGTGTTCAGACCATCGAACACGGCACCTACATGGACGACGAAGCCATTGAGCTGTTTAAAAAGAATGGCACTTACTATGTGCCCACCATCATTGCCGGAAAAACCGTTGCCGACTCAGCCCGTACCTTCGGCTACTACCCGGCTTTGGTAACGCCTAAAGCATTAGCCATCGGCCCCAAAATTCAGGCTACGTTTGGTAAAGCCTATAAAGCAGGTGTAAACATCGCTTTTGGCACTGACGCAGGGGTGTATATCCACGGCTACAATGCTAAAGAATTTGAGTACATGGTTGAAGCTGGTATGCCGCCATTGGCCGCCGTGAAATCGGCACTGATGACCAATGCCAAACTACTCAATATGGATACGCAGATCGGCTCTATCGAAACAGGCAAGTTAGCTGATATCATCGCCGTTGATGGGAATCCATTGCAGGACGTTAAAACGCTCCAATCCGTCCGCTTTGTCATGAAAGATGGCAAAATATACAAACAATGA
- a CDS encoding condensation domain-containing protein, which yields MPTTYTDTQLAWHPAQEEIILTQPIGKMQPAVAGYVTLTGPLQIDLLRQIIVNLPTYYDIFRYQLDVSCFRPVASLNDALSHLPVSVLDMQPAVCPRLEADNWIRRQMNRSLPDQQCAEFVLLTIANNEYRLFIRCHSLLLDHTGFNLLLRYVANDYTRQVAGRQETELVYSYVKEIAPARLYLTSLAYTEDRYYWEKQLSERPRPLLRRQEPKDAGSGVVSLPLSDELSHMLARVAAETASTTESLLLAALTLCFARTTHQATCLFGRTVAGRQTKTQRETLGRFDRTLPFQATYNPGHSLRKMIRLIRNQHRADNGHRAFPVGQFARLLGRDLATEPLTDVLLTHVPHDPAVQFAELSNQVYPLNEQAATVPFQLFWHDAKPDESAYMQAVFQLAYLNQEEGKLVLNRLHHILTQFEQRLDDLVTTIDILPAPQSTYRPWLAVNSPCSPFPAVWQ from the coding sequence ATGCCAACTACTTATACTGATACGCAACTCGCCTGGCATCCGGCCCAGGAAGAAATAATATTGACGCAACCCATCGGGAAAATGCAACCGGCAGTGGCCGGTTACGTAACCCTTACCGGGCCGCTTCAGATCGACCTGTTACGACAAATTATTGTCAACCTCCCTACTTACTATGATATATTTCGCTACCAGTTAGACGTGAGCTGTTTTCGGCCAGTTGCCAGTCTCAACGATGCCCTATCGCACCTGCCTGTGTCTGTGCTCGACATGCAGCCTGCGGTCTGCCCGCGTCTGGAAGCCGACAACTGGATACGTCGGCAGATGAACAGGTCGCTTCCCGATCAGCAATGTGCCGAATTTGTGTTGCTGACCATTGCCAACAATGAATATCGGCTGTTTATTCGTTGCCATAGCCTACTGCTCGATCATACCGGCTTTAACCTCCTGCTGCGATACGTTGCCAACGACTACACACGGCAGGTGGCGGGTCGTCAGGAAACGGAACTGGTTTATTCTTACGTGAAAGAAATTGCACCGGCACGGCTGTACCTAACCAGTCTGGCGTATACAGAAGACCGGTATTATTGGGAAAAACAACTGTCTGAACGGCCTCGCCCGCTGCTTCGTCGGCAGGAGCCCAAAGATGCCGGTTCGGGCGTGGTCAGTCTGCCTTTGAGCGACGAATTGAGTCACATGCTGGCTCGCGTTGCCGCCGAGACCGCATCGACCACCGAATCCTTATTGCTGGCGGCACTCACGCTCTGTTTTGCCCGAACAACCCACCAGGCCACGTGCCTCTTTGGACGAACGGTGGCGGGGCGTCAGACAAAAACTCAACGCGAAACGCTGGGACGCTTCGACCGGACGTTACCGTTTCAGGCCACCTACAATCCTGGTCATTCGCTCCGAAAAATGATTCGGCTCATTCGCAATCAGCATCGGGCCGACAACGGCCATCGTGCTTTTCCAGTGGGTCAGTTCGCCCGGTTACTGGGCCGCGATTTGGCAACCGAGCCACTAACCGATGTGTTGCTGACACACGTGCCGCACGATCCGGCGGTTCAGTTTGCAGAGCTTTCCAATCAGGTTTATCCATTAAATGAGCAGGCAGCCACCGTACCATTCCAACTTTTCTGGCACGACGCGAAACCCGACGAATCGGCTTACATGCAGGCTGTTTTTCAACTGGCCTATCTTAATCAGGAGGAGGGAAAGTTAGTACTGAACAGGCTTCATCACATTCTGACGCAATTTGAGCAGCGACTTGACGACCTTGTAACTACCATCGACATTTTGCCTGCACCACAATCAACATACCGCCCCTGGCTGGCCGTGAATAGCCCTTGTAGCCCATTTCCCGCTGTCTGGCAGTGA
- a CDS encoding LytR/AlgR family response regulator transcription factor encodes MTNDRINILLIEDEAILAMDLADQLETEGYFVVGVANNGRKALELFAGNTVDLVLCDITIKGDWDGIETIRQLSTIRQVPVIYLTALADRATIGRAKETFPAAYITKPFNLMQLRLAIEMAINNFSGRVSMPQIPDKTAAKDGLRPAPILKVDNALFIKQQQQFVKVPLQEILFLEADDIYTTVVTRAKKYVVRLPLSHMLERLQYNRLTRTHRSFVVNLDRIESFSDHDVMVAGHSVPLGRNYKEEFMRHFPVW; translated from the coding sequence ATGACGAACGACCGTATCAACATCCTGCTTATTGAAGATGAGGCCATTCTGGCAATGGACCTTGCCGACCAGTTAGAAACAGAAGGGTATTTTGTTGTGGGTGTTGCCAACAATGGCCGAAAGGCACTCGAATTATTTGCAGGTAATACCGTTGATCTGGTGTTGTGCGACATTACGATTAAAGGCGACTGGGACGGTATCGAAACCATTCGGCAATTGTCAACCATTCGGCAGGTGCCCGTTATTTACCTGACAGCCCTGGCCGACCGGGCCACCATTGGGCGGGCTAAAGAAACATTTCCGGCAGCCTACATCACCAAACCTTTCAACCTAATGCAGTTGCGGCTGGCTATCGAAATGGCTATCAACAATTTTTCAGGACGCGTTTCTATGCCGCAAATCCCCGATAAAACGGCAGCAAAAGACGGCCTGAGACCGGCACCTATCCTGAAAGTAGATAACGCCCTGTTTATCAAGCAGCAACAGCAATTTGTGAAAGTACCGCTTCAGGAAATACTGTTTCTGGAAGCCGACGACATTTATACGACCGTTGTTACACGAGCTAAAAAATACGTTGTGCGGCTCCCACTCAGTCATATGCTCGAACGGTTGCAGTATAATCGGCTGACCCGAACGCACCGCTCGTTTGTGGTTAATTTAGACCGGATTGAATCGTTCAGCGATCACGACGTGATGGTGGCCGGGCATTCGGTGCCGCTGGGCCGCAATTATAAAGAAGAATTTATGCGGCACTTCCCGGTCTGGTAG
- a CDS encoding BamA/TamA family outer membrane protein encodes MIPKSGVIGFVWLAVVFGIIWPAAAQDRSVIVLDSSQSVLIGQITLKGNYRTRDRIVRRELSLHTGDTVRLADLPGRMAWDQRNVNNTNLFITVDIVTQYIPALDSTRLATVDLTVVMKERWYIIVYPVFDLADRNFNEWWYDRGRDLRRVIYGGRLSYRNVTGNNDRLQLAIERGFLSRTVISYAMPYVDRAQRIGLRADFNYQTNKELPYQTLNDKWVYVRSEELLRERMFAFLQMTYRRGLYHYHTIEARHTRNTINDTIARLNPNYFLNGRTRLSFTSLSYTYRYDQRDNVAYPLRGTLLTASAGVGGLLPSDNFRYAEFLGSVTRFWPLGGRFYTASGLRGRFSLPVEQPYFFLRGLGSSLDMIRGYELYVVDGQRFGIWRNSLRYQLFDVRKQLNWLPVRQFNTVPIAGYVTAFADMGYVSSTVAEQYQSQLANRLLAGTGVSLDFVTFYNMVFRFSGTINAQGKPGFFFNLSQEL; translated from the coding sequence ATGATTCCAAAAAGTGGAGTAATCGGTTTCGTGTGGCTTGCGGTCGTTTTTGGGATCATCTGGCCCGCTGCCGCTCAGGACCGTTCTGTTATCGTGCTTGATTCGAGCCAGTCGGTACTGATTGGGCAAATTACGCTGAAAGGCAATTACCGCACGCGCGACCGCATTGTTCGGCGCGAACTATCCCTACATACGGGCGATACAGTCCGGCTGGCCGACCTGCCCGGTCGAATGGCTTGGGATCAGCGTAACGTCAATAATACCAATCTGTTTATTACGGTCGATATCGTCACGCAGTACATACCCGCGCTCGATTCAACCCGGCTGGCAACGGTTGATCTGACGGTAGTGATGAAAGAACGCTGGTACATCATTGTATACCCGGTTTTTGATCTGGCCGACCGAAATTTCAACGAGTGGTGGTATGACCGGGGCCGAGACCTCCGACGGGTTATCTACGGCGGGCGGCTCAGCTACCGTAACGTAACGGGTAACAATGACCGGCTTCAGTTAGCCATCGAGCGTGGGTTTCTGTCGCGAACGGTAATTTCATACGCCATGCCCTACGTTGACCGGGCCCAGCGCATTGGTCTTCGCGCCGACTTTAATTATCAGACCAACAAAGAGTTGCCTTATCAGACGCTGAACGATAAGTGGGTATACGTGCGTTCGGAAGAACTGCTGCGCGAGCGCATGTTTGCATTTTTGCAGATGACCTACCGGCGGGGGCTGTATCATTATCATACTATCGAAGCCCGCCATACGCGCAATACCATCAACGACACTATTGCCCGGCTCAATCCGAATTATTTTCTGAATGGCCGTACCCGCCTGTCATTCACGAGCCTGAGCTACACCTATCGGTACGATCAGCGCGATAACGTGGCGTATCCACTACGTGGAACCTTACTGACCGCTTCTGCCGGGGTGGGTGGCCTGCTGCCGAGCGATAATTTTCGCTATGCCGAGTTTCTGGGTTCTGTCACCCGTTTCTGGCCGTTGGGTGGTCGGTTTTATACGGCATCGGGTTTGCGCGGGCGGTTCTCCCTGCCCGTCGAGCAACCCTATTTTTTTCTGCGGGGTTTAGGCAGTTCGCTCGACATGATACGCGGATATGAACTGTACGTTGTTGATGGTCAGCGATTTGGCATCTGGCGAAACAGCCTGCGCTACCAGCTTTTCGATGTTCGCAAACAATTGAACTGGCTACCTGTCCGGCAATTTAACACAGTGCCTATTGCGGGATATGTGACCGCTTTTGCCGATATGGGCTATGTGAGCAGCACGGTGGCCGAGCAATACCAGAGCCAGTTAGCCAACCGCTTATTGGCCGGAACGGGCGTTAGCCTCGATTTTGTCACGTTCTACAACATGGTATTCCGGTTCAGTGGTACAATCAATGCACAGGGTAAGCCTGGTTTTTTCTTTAACCTGTCGCAGGAATTATAA
- a CDS encoding MFS transporter, whose product MQTEKIQKPAALAKPNLTFWQIWNMSFGFFGIQYNFGLQQFIMSPVFRYLGADENKIPILWLAGPVTGLLIQPLIGAISDRTWSPRWGRRKPFFLIGAIISSIALVLMPNSKALWMAAGLMWMMDAGLNVTMEPFRAFIGDKLNEGQRTLGFAIQSFFVGFGQILASLMPYLLPVLGIAMTLSETEGGNAIPQYVHYLFYIGAFAIVAAVLWTVYTTKEYPPADMAEFERMKREQKGFGHAIAEIKDALLEMPTTMRQLWWVKFFTWYGLPLMWQYLSLAIARHAFNAPTPDAPGFEEGSKWGGLCFAFFNVGCILVSFLIPMLSRRFSKQAVHALFLSVAGLGFMSMLFSNDKNIFAFGMLLVGFGWGSILSMPYVMLADSVPASRMGVYMGIFNGFIVVPQIISMITVPFLYNNVLGSDPRNALILCGICLFLAAASCFLVKSNPNSTGAAFPVGGGGH is encoded by the coding sequence ATGCAAACCGAAAAAATTCAGAAGCCAGCGGCCCTCGCGAAGCCCAACCTAACGTTCTGGCAAATCTGGAACATGAGTTTTGGCTTTTTCGGGATACAGTACAACTTCGGCCTCCAGCAATTTATTATGAGTCCGGTGTTTCGCTATCTCGGTGCCGATGAAAACAAGATACCCATTTTGTGGCTGGCCGGTCCAGTAACGGGTTTGCTGATACAGCCGCTGATTGGCGCAATCAGCGACCGAACGTGGTCGCCCCGCTGGGGTCGGCGGAAGCCATTTTTCCTTATCGGAGCCATTATTTCCAGCATTGCGCTGGTGCTGATGCCCAACTCCAAAGCACTCTGGATGGCTGCCGGGCTGATGTGGATGATGGACGCCGGGCTGAACGTAACGATGGAGCCGTTTCGGGCGTTTATCGGCGATAAGCTGAATGAGGGGCAACGAACCCTGGGGTTTGCTATTCAAAGTTTTTTTGTGGGTTTCGGGCAGATATTAGCCAGCCTGATGCCCTACCTGCTGCCAGTGCTGGGCATTGCCATGACGTTGTCTGAAACTGAAGGCGGCAATGCCATTCCGCAATATGTGCATTACCTGTTCTATATTGGCGCGTTTGCTATTGTGGCGGCTGTACTCTGGACGGTTTATACAACCAAAGAATACCCGCCCGCCGACATGGCCGAGTTCGAGCGCATGAAACGTGAACAGAAAGGCTTCGGTCATGCCATTGCCGAAATCAAAGACGCGCTCCTCGAAATGCCGACCACGATGCGACAGTTGTGGTGGGTAAAGTTTTTTACCTGGTATGGCCTGCCCCTGATGTGGCAGTACCTATCGCTGGCAATTGCCCGGCACGCTTTCAATGCACCAACACCCGACGCGCCCGGTTTTGAAGAGGGCAGTAAATGGGGCGGTTTGTGCTTTGCTTTCTTCAATGTGGGGTGCATTCTGGTATCCTTCCTGATTCCGATGCTGTCGCGACGGTTTAGCAAGCAGGCAGTTCACGCCCTGTTTTTGTCGGTGGCCGGCTTAGGCTTTATGTCGATGCTGTTTTCGAACGATAAAAATATTTTCGCCTTTGGCATGCTGCTCGTGGGCTTCGGCTGGGGGTCGATTCTGTCGATGCCGTATGTGATGCTGGCCGACTCGGTTCCGGCTTCGCGCATGGGGGTGTACATGGGTATTTTCAACGGTTTCATTGTGGTGCCGCAAATTATCAGCATGATCACGGTGCCGTTCCTATACAATAATGTTTTGGGTAGCGATCCCCGTAACGCGCTCATTCTCTGTGGCATTTGCCTATTCTTAGCGGCTGCATCGTGCTTCCTGGTGAAGTCGAATCCGAACAGTACCGGAGCTGCGTTTCCAGTCGGGGGCGGGGGGCATTAA
- a CDS encoding carbohydrate kinase family protein gives MDSSERPYDLISVGELLADFISHHVSSSLLDAQDFRRYQGGSPANMAANMARLGNKVALVATVGTDNIGRYLTRQITETGVDTQYVHSHPLEPTSIVVVSRTSGTPDFIAYRTADRQIEPEHLPDSLLQQARIFHTTCFALSQSPAQGTIVDGARRAQALGCQVSIDANYAPSIWPDRDQAWRVLTEYFSYGALVKVSEDDVARLYGSKQPPEKAIQDFHQMGASLVCLTLGPDGSLVSYNNGAKQARVPGRKIDVVDVTGAGDAYWAGFLTAYIDGYAPANCAHVGAALAKMKLTRQGPLPPKIDREEIY, from the coding sequence ATGGATAGTTCTGAACGCCCTTACGACCTGATTTCGGTAGGCGAGTTACTGGCCGACTTCATTAGCCACCACGTTTCATCGAGCTTGCTCGATGCCCAGGATTTTCGGCGGTATCAGGGCGGTAGTCCGGCCAATATGGCGGCTAACATGGCCCGGCTCGGAAACAAAGTCGCGCTGGTTGCCACAGTTGGCACTGATAACATAGGGCGATACCTGACCCGCCAAATCACCGAAACGGGCGTCGATACACAATACGTACACAGCCATCCGCTCGAACCCACCAGCATTGTCGTAGTGTCGCGCACGTCGGGTACGCCCGATTTTATTGCCTACCGTACCGCCGACCGACAAATCGAACCCGAACACCTGCCTGATTCGTTGCTGCAACAGGCCCGGATTTTTCATACTACCTGCTTCGCCCTGAGCCAGTCGCCCGCGCAGGGAACCATTGTCGATGGTGCCCGCCGAGCGCAGGCTCTTGGTTGTCAGGTCAGTATCGACGCCAATTATGCACCCAGTATCTGGCCCGACCGCGATCAGGCATGGCGCGTACTGACCGAGTATTTTTCGTATGGTGCGCTGGTCAAAGTCAGCGAAGACGACGTGGCGCGGCTGTATGGCAGCAAGCAGCCCCCCGAAAAAGCTATTCAGGATTTTCACCAGATGGGGGCATCATTGGTCTGTCTGACGCTCGGCCCCGATGGTAGTTTAGTGTCGTACAACAACGGTGCAAAACAGGCTCGCGTACCGGGCCGAAAAATAGACGTGGTCGACGTTACCGGTGCGGGGGATGCCTACTGGGCCGGTTTCCTGACCGCTTACATCGATGGTTACGCGCCCGCCAACTGCGCTCACGTTGGCGCGGCCCTCGCGAAAATGAAACTCACCCGGCAGGGACCACTACCACCCAAAATTGATCGCGAGGAGATTTATTAA
- a CDS encoding transposase, whose amino-acid sequence MTNKHSYLTTALLMGVLLTGCGGNKEEEKTEEASVSATGAVDAMKAIADQAEEMQKNGPVETVDFRALKELLPADADGLTRKEATGEKNKAMGFGVSTATGKYGNDDNSETIEIALVDGAGSAMMMGLAAWSMIEVDKETADGYEKTTTIGGNKAFEKYDNSSKSGEVAVLVNKRYIVTAKGRGVGIDKIKAALEDVDMNKLAELK is encoded by the coding sequence ATGACTAACAAGCACTCCTACCTGACTACAGCCCTGCTCATGGGCGTACTGCTGACCGGCTGTGGCGGCAACAAAGAGGAAGAAAAAACCGAAGAAGCGTCGGTTTCGGCAACAGGGGCCGTTGACGCTATGAAAGCTATAGCCGATCAGGCTGAAGAAATGCAGAAAAACGGACCGGTAGAAACCGTCGATTTCCGCGCGTTGAAAGAATTGCTCCCCGCCGACGCCGACGGACTAACCCGCAAGGAAGCAACCGGCGAGAAAAACAAAGCAATGGGCTTCGGCGTCTCAACCGCGACAGGCAAATATGGCAATGATGACAACAGCGAAACCATCGAAATCGCCTTAGTCGATGGAGCTGGCTCGGCCATGATGATGGGCTTGGCTGCCTGGAGTATGATCGAGGTCGATAAGGAAACTGCCGACGGCTACGAAAAAACGACAACCATCGGTGGCAACAAAGCTTTCGAGAAATACGATAACAGCAGCAAATCGGGCGAGGTGGCCGTATTGGTCAATAAACGCTACATCGTTACGGCCAAAGGGCGGGGCGTTGGCATAGACAAAATCAAAGCCGCCCTCGAAGACGTTGATATGAACAAACTGGCCGAGTTGAAATAA